A genomic window from Polaribacter gangjinensis includes:
- the pflB gene encoding formate C-acetyltransferase yields MVLEELVAIQTDKKNFKKGIWNTKINVRDFIVQNINPYFGNDEFLEGPSKRTNILWTICKKFTKEERERNGVHSVDTETISGIANFKAGYIDPENEVIVGLQTDVLLKRAMKPFGGYKVVQKALEEQGLQPSEEINTLFSKYVKTHNDGVFDVYNSEIKKLRSLGFLTGLPDNYARGRIIGDYRRVALYGIDRLIEAKKQDLAAIKGPMTDAVIRLREEVAEQIKALKDMIVMGKHYNLELNRPAENAQEAVQWTYMAYLAAVKEQDGAAMSLGNVSTFFDIYIERDLENGLISESEAQEYIDQFVMKLRMVRHLRMASYDEIFAGDPTWVTEAIGGMLNDGRTKVTKTAFRFLHTLYNLGPSPEPNITVLWSPYLPSNFKKFCSKVAIDTSSIQFENDVLMRTLRGSDDYGIACCVSYQELGKQIQFFGARTNLAKTLLLAINGGKCEITGEKIVDGIEPLQGVLDFDTVMANFSIAMKKVAQVYNDAMNIIHYMHDKYYYEKAQMALIDTNPQINIAYGIAGLSIVADSLSAIKYAKVTPIFNEEGLSVDFKIEGNFPKYGNDDDRVDLLAKNAVKAFNDELKKLTVYKNAETTMSVLTITSNVVYGKKTGATPDGRAYGVAFAPGANPMHGRDTNGAIASLNSVSKIDYRDSLDGISNTFSIVPKSLGATKEEQIDNLVNTLTGYFEHGAQHLNVNVFDKETLIDAMEHPENHPQLTIRVSGYAVNFVRLTKEQQMEVISRSFHESL; encoded by the coding sequence ATGGTCTTAGAAGAACTTGTAGCAATACAAACAGACAAAAAGAATTTTAAAAAAGGAATTTGGAATACAAAAATTAATGTACGTGATTTTATCGTACAAAACATCAACCCTTATTTTGGCAATGATGAGTTTTTAGAAGGTCCAAGTAAAAGAACGAATATCCTTTGGACTATTTGTAAAAAATTTACCAAAGAAGAACGTGAAAGAAATGGTGTTCACTCTGTAGATACAGAAACAATCTCGGGAATTGCCAATTTTAAAGCGGGGTATATTGACCCTGAAAATGAGGTGATTGTTGGTTTGCAAACAGACGTTCTTTTAAAAAGAGCGATGAAACCTTTTGGCGGATATAAAGTAGTACAAAAAGCCCTAGAAGAGCAAGGTTTACAACCTAGTGAAGAAATCAATACTTTATTTAGCAAATATGTAAAAACCCATAATGATGGTGTTTTTGATGTGTACAATTCCGAAATAAAAAAACTTAGAAGCTTAGGATTTTTAACAGGTTTGCCAGATAATTATGCGCGAGGAAGAATTATTGGTGATTACAGAAGAGTTGCTTTATATGGTATAGATCGTTTGATTGAAGCTAAAAAACAAGACTTAGCAGCCATCAAAGGCCCAATGACGGATGCTGTAATTCGTTTGCGCGAAGAAGTAGCTGAACAAATCAAAGCCTTGAAAGACATGATTGTGATGGGAAAACATTACAATTTGGAACTAAATCGTCCTGCAGAAAATGCTCAAGAAGCTGTTCAATGGACTTACATGGCGTATTTGGCGGCTGTAAAAGAGCAAGATGGTGCTGCCATGTCTTTAGGAAATGTTTCTACTTTTTTTGATATTTATATTGAAAGAGATTTAGAAAATGGGCTTATTTCTGAATCAGAAGCGCAAGAATATATTGATCAATTTGTGATGAAATTGAGAATGGTACGTCATTTAAGAATGGCGTCTTATGACGAAATTTTTGCAGGCGATCCAACTTGGGTTACTGAAGCAATTGGCGGAATGCTGAATGATGGTAGAACAAAAGTTACCAAAACTGCGTTCCGATTTTTACATACTTTATACAATTTAGGTCCATCACCAGAACCAAATATTACGGTTTTATGGTCGCCATATTTACCATCAAACTTTAAAAAATTCTGTTCAAAAGTTGCCATTGATACCTCATCAATTCAATTTGAAAACGATGTGTTGATGCGAACTCTTAGAGGCTCTGATGATTACGGAATTGCTTGTTGTGTGTCTTACCAAGAATTGGGAAAACAAATTCAGTTTTTTGGGGCAAGAACCAACTTGGCAAAAACACTTTTATTAGCTATCAATGGAGGAAAATGCGAAATTACAGGCGAAAAAATTGTTGACGGAATTGAACCTCTGCAAGGTGTTTTAGATTTTGATACAGTAATGGCAAACTTTAGCATTGCTATGAAAAAAGTAGCTCAAGTATATAATGATGCCATGAATATCATCCATTATATGCATGATAAATATTATTATGAAAAAGCACAAATGGCATTGATTGATACCAATCCTCAAATAAATATTGCCTACGGAATTGCAGGTTTATCAATTGTAGCAGATTCATTATCAGCCATTAAATATGCCAAAGTAACGCCTATTTTTAATGAAGAAGGTTTGAGTGTTGATTTTAAAATCGAAGGTAATTTCCCAAAATACGGAAATGATGATGATCGAGTAGATTTACTTGCCAAAAATGCCGTAAAAGCATTTAATGATGAATTAAAAAAATTGACGGTTTATAAAAACGCCGAAACAACCATGTCTGTATTAACCATTACATCCAATGTGGTGTATGGTAAAAAAACAGGTGCTACTCCAGATGGAAGAGCCTATGGAGTTGCTTTTGCTCCTGGTGCAAATCCAATGCATGGAAGAGATACAAACGGAGCTATTGCTTCTTTAAACTCAGTATCAAAAATTGATTATCGTGATTCTTTAGACGGAATTTCAAATACGTTTTCGATTGTTCCAAAATCATTAGGAGCAACCAAAGAAGAACAAATTGACAATTTAGTTAACACTTTGACAGGCTATTTTGAGCATGGTGCACAGCATTTAAATGTCAATGTTTTTGATAAAGAAACCTTGATTGATGCGATGGAACATCCTGAAAATCATCCACAGTTAACCATCAGAGTTTCTGGTTACGCAGTCAATTTTGTTAGATTGACCAAAGAACAACAAATGGAAGTAATCTCAAGATCATTTCACGAGTCTTTATAA
- the pflA gene encoding pyruvate formate-lyase-activating protein, whose amino-acid sequence MNPFLFKRKPNTIKTTENILRVHSIESFGTHDGPGIRMVVFLQGCKLKCLYCHNPDTIDTQGGEDIEIEELVQKAIRMKSYFGETGGVTVSGGEPLLQAHNLVHFFKRLKEENIHTNIDTNGRILNHPVMELLDNYADLIMLDIKHMTEEGYQKITGQKNKETAFHLAKYREASGKKMWLRYVLIPGITSSPELLHQLGNYFKDFTTIEQIEIQPYHKLGVHKWEALGWEYELKDARENTPEELQTAKSILENYFKKVKIN is encoded by the coding sequence TTGAATCCCTTTTTATTTAAAAGAAAACCAAACACTATCAAAACAACAGAAAACATATTACGAGTTCATTCCATTGAATCTTTTGGGACTCATGATGGTCCAGGCATCAGAATGGTTGTCTTTTTACAAGGTTGCAAACTAAAATGTTTGTATTGCCACAATCCTGATACCATTGATACACAAGGTGGAGAAGATATCGAGATTGAAGAATTGGTACAAAAAGCCATCAGAATGAAATCGTATTTTGGAGAAACTGGAGGTGTTACTGTTTCTGGAGGAGAACCTTTGTTGCAAGCACATAATTTGGTTCACTTTTTTAAACGATTAAAAGAGGAAAATATCCACACAAATATCGATACCAATGGGCGTATTCTAAACCATCCTGTGATGGAACTGTTAGACAATTACGCAGATTTGATCATGCTTGATATCAAACACATGACTGAAGAAGGATATCAAAAAATAACAGGACAAAAAAATAAAGAAACTGCTTTTCATCTTGCAAAATACAGGGAGGCTTCTGGAAAAAAAATGTGGTTGCGTTACGTATTGATTCCCGGAATCACAAGCAGTCCTGAGTTGCTACATCAATTAGGCAACTATTTCAAAGATTTTACAACCATTGAGCAAATAGAAATTCAGCCTTATCACAAATTAGGTGTCCATAAATGGGAAGCTTTGGGTTGGGAATATGAGTTAAAAGATGCCAGAGAAAATACCCCTGAAGAATTACAAACTGCAAAATCAATTTTAGAAAACTACTTTAAAAAAGTAAAAATTAATTAA